The genomic segment GCTAGCACTCGTGTAGCATATTGAGACAATCATACACCGgatgtgaaatattttgatcGGATTTGCGTGGCACTGCTGGGACAGTGCTGTTGCCCCTACGGATGCTCTCAAGttgtgtaaaaagaaaaatgaaaacagcgcacacaaaacaaaaacgagaTGCCGTCGTCGTTGCGGCGGCACAGTGGGATTGTGCAATTAGGCCTTTGTTGCCAAACAGTGAACTTTAAAGTAGCATagactttttttaaaggttCTTTGGATTCTAATATGATAAATTCAAAGCTGACTCATGCGCAGGGTTGGCCGGATTGTAACAAGGTGCAATACTTTGTCGGAGAATGTTTAattaagcacttttttttttttcttgttttttatttctttccccCTCAATCGTTGCAATCCTCCACGCCGCAATTTTAACGGGACAAAATGTTCCCGGTTGAAGTTCCTCAGGGTGATAGCTCGGCTCTCTGTCCTGTCCCGCCGTGTCAACGAGGCACTTGGCATTGACAAACTGCAGATGACCTTTAAACCTTGATCACTGTGTACAGTTCTTGTGAATGTTGGATTACAGGAAATATCAAGGAATAGAACCCTTTTGATAATTGTTATAGATTTAATAGGATATTGATACAAATCAAGAAAAacgttataaaaaaaaaaaaagtgaaatgcaTATAAAATTGTAATCTCTGATCCTTGTCTTGGTTTTGATGTGATCTTCAATTTTGTCCTGATACGTACCATCATATTTCCCTCCTCAGTCTACGCTAGTGTCCTTTTCGTCTTTTGGAGAAAtgtaattctattttttgtaaGAGCATTTTTAAATACGTCTCCctcttatttttttggtcatgatCCTTCTGTATATGATATTGTCACTCTATTTTaagaaatattattattattaataatattgaaTCATGATAGTTGTATATGAGAAGTAATTTATGTCATGTCATGGATATAAGAGCCAGAGTGGTTTATTAACACAAGTGTTATTGCACAATGGTGACATGCTTTGTGGGTTTAAGAATGTAATAAAATTCtttttacaattaaaaaaacgcgTTTTGAACTGATTTGTCATTGAAGAGAACAGACTTAATCTGAACACAGTTTACTTTGTTCAGGAAATGCAGAGGCTAGTTTCAACAAATGTATTAAATTCAGTGGGACATGTCTGATAATGCATTTTGGTTCCATGATACAGTTTCTGTCATCTAAGAACAGACAACAAATTCTAAATACAAATATCGCCATTTCGATCATGTAttttcactttgaaaagtgGTCAAATTACGTGTAAATCTTAAATGTTGTACGTTAGCGACACCCTCTGGTCAATAGTAGTATTGTTGCAAAATTGCTTTGTGGGTGGATAGAGTTTATGAAGTACCTGCGTATACTTTTCAGAAGTTTTTGGTCCTATGATTGTTTGATTTACCTATCGCAATCCCGGTTTTGTTACATTCAGCAATTTTGTACATCCATGTACAGATTAATGCTAATATTATTGCCTCGCCAGCCACGAACCACGAGAGTAATACAATTTTTGCCCTCTATGACAAATGCTCCTGTTTGTATCTGACGACCTAATAAAAATGTTCTGTGCTTTTAAGTTATGTAAGAACAACGGAAACATCTGGCCTGGTAACACAACGTGCACTTCCACCCGCAACCACACGGGGGCAGTAGACGCCAATGCAAGAGTTCCGCACATGCCGAATCATTTCGTTCTGCTGCACATTTGTTTGGGTGATTACGTGGACGCTCGCCACAAGTTTCCACCTCACCAAATTTGACTTTCGGGACAGTTTAGTGTGTGTATGTCCGGTGACAGTGGGACGACTCCCCCGTGGACGTGGACGTGGTCAGTCGGCGTGTCCCGACCCAGTGACGGACGTGTGAGCAGTCCTATGAGACCTCCGAAGCATTTCGACTCGTTTTGCCCCCAACGCCGCGCGACCAACTTCGGACTCGTTCACGCCACGAACTCGCTGTGAAGTTGACGACACCTCCAACATGTCCGTGGCCGGCTTGAAGAAGCAGTTTTACAAAGCGAGCCAGGTTTGTTCAACTTTTCCTTCCTCGAGCCCGCTTCGGGTTCGGCTAGCTAACCAACTCCTAGTTAGCTTCGCTTAGCATTGTAGCTAACGCGATTTAGTTTCTGCTACGGCtaattaacactttacttGGGTTTTCTTCATTGTGTGGTGCCACAAAGAAGCGAATGTTGCTGTTTatgatgtgttttgtgtttttgtgtgttgcgtTTTTTGTCTCCTCTTCCCCACCCCAAGCTAATTAAAGTAGAGGTGAATCTTCCAGGCGATTCgttttctttggctttatAATACCAAAGGTCAAAACCTCTTTCGGTCTCCCTGTGAGTCATGACTATGAGAAAGAAGTAAACACAACAAGTTCCAAGTTAAACAtacaattgaatttgaaaatgtgtcagcGCTTTCTGGAAGACCTGCTGACCTCCTTTTCACTCCAGATGTGTCGTGTTAAGTcatttcttgtttattttaatccGGGAGGTCAATTGTGGGCCCTCACCGATACCTTTGCTCAcacaattgatgaatttgagtgctgattatttattttaaacatggATCTTCTTGTACGACGACTATTACTACTACAGTTCAACCTGGGCGGGGATGCTGTTGAAGAATGTCGTTTTCTTCACCACCCCTGCTGATCTAAGCAGGAAAGCCATTGGGTTTCTGCCTCGAGTTTCCTGTCAGGAACATGCCGAAATCCCTGACGGTTAGAATGTGTTGCAATGTCTGATTAGCTTGTGTGTAAAAGTGGACTGTAAACACAATCAGGAGAAGGGCTGAAACAATGGACTGATTAACTCAAATGGCTTGATTGTAAAAGAAGGTGGAAATGAAATCTTGCAAAGCGTTTAGAAATTAATGTATCAATGATAGCTCATTTAATAGTAATGGTAAAAAAACCAAGCATATTAAGCCGCTAGCTACAGCAAACCACTCTCTTTTtctagtatttatttattgaatcaGGCAGACTAAATTATGTCGGTAAATCACCGCCGCTCAATGTCAGTCACAGATAGAACACATGGAGATAAGCagaactttttgttttattttgactccacctcttttgttttccctcttcTCAATAACGTTTGACACAGCTCAGATTTTCCTCACTGGAGCCATACGGGAAGTGGGGCTGGATATCAATGCCCAGCAGTGCGCACATCCTTGTTTACCTTTCGCTTTTCTCGTCTGCTTTTAcgtaataatcatcatcatcatcaaatgcAAAGATTTTAAAACCAAAACGTGCTACAATAtcgcaaatcaaacattttcacaatGACTGGGAATTGTGCTCTTCCTAAAATGCTTAATTaagaccatttaaaaaaaaataaaaataacaacaacaactggtaGTTATGGAATAAAGTGACTGTAAATCCTTCGCTATGATGCCTCCCGCGGTCCGGgctattttcttctctctaaGTCAGGCGGGATTGTCGACAGACTCGCGTCGATTCTTGGCTGCGCTAGCTGTGCTTGTTTTTTCATCAGTGTGGTGAGCAATTGAGGGTGGCAACAGCTAAAAGTCACTGGTTTTCCTGacatgtttcatttttccacCGCAGGCTTCTGACATTGCGTGTGACTCGTCCACTTTGTCTGTTtgtaaaaattcaaaatgggtTCAGGCATTTATTGAGCAAAAGTTGCTGTTTTCCATTATGGTACCACAAACGTTTGGAAGAGGCCTGATGGGATGCCACCAATATGTAAACCACATCATATAAATCCAGTAAGGCGGGTTAACTCCTTTGGACAGATAAGTGAACTTGAAGGCCAATTAATTGGGCAAAGGGTGGAAACGACTGGTATCTTGTGACACGTCTGCCCTCAAGGCTGCCTTTCAACCTTTGGCCAAATATGCACGAGGCGCTCTGTAATTCCAGACATGACAAAAGGAGTTCACGTCTTACCGATACTTCACACTATTTTTAGTTCTGTCCTTCTTGTCATCAGATTGGATAAAtagtcactttttttgtcataaaacAGATTGCTGACAAATATTAATATGACgtaagggtaaaaaaaaaaaaaaacgatttgtTATGCTTACAAAGTAGGTCATACAGTTATTTTGCAACCCAGGGCTGTAAATCATCGCCGTTATCTGCTGCCAATGGAGCCTGGAGGAACTTCTGGCCGAATAAAACACACgtacattgttttattttatcccTGGGATTAGGAAATGCAAGTCGGTGTTGCCGCTAAACGAAGGCACGGCTCTCAACGGTGGCCCAAAGTAATATTTAATCGTTGTCGGGGGAGCCTTAAATAAACAAGTGCAAAACAATCATTCCTTGCTCCTGCGTTGAATTTAGAAAGCACGTTGACacagcaaaacaacacaaatgtcCGGAGCTCGCGTGTGGATGTGTCCATTAGAACCTTATGGGCCTCATTAAATGACCTCATCCTTTCTgctctcccccctcccccatggCTCTTTGTCTTCCTCTCCTGCCGCTAGATGGTGAGCGAGAAAGTTGGCGGCGCTGAAGGAACCAAACTTGATGATGACTTCAGAGATCTGGAGCGGGTAAGacagctttattttttttgggtgtgtgaattTCTGGAATTCCGTATGATATCGGATTTCTCGCTGTGTGCGTGTAGAAGGTGGACGTGACCAGTAAAGCTGTAGTAGAGGTGATCTCCAAAACCTCTGAATATCTCCAGCCCAACCCCGGTGAGAAGGCGGAGGAATGTTTGCAGCTGTAAATTTTAGAAGCAAGATCATCAGCTTCCTTTTCCTCCCGCAGCATCTCGGGCCAAACTCTCCATGTTGAACACCATGTCTAAAATCCGAGGTCAGGTGAAGAACCCCGGCTACCCGCAGGCCGAGGGGCTGCTGGGGGAATGCATGACCAAGTACGGAAGAGAACTGGGAGAGGAGACTAACTTTGGTGAGATGGACTTCTGGGCACGGCTTTAAAAGCGCCGCTTCAAATCAATGCCATCATTTCTTTCTGTCTCCAGGTGGCGCGCTCGTGGAAGTGGGCGAAGCCATGAAGAGAATGGCCGAAGTCAAAGACTCGCTGGATATCGACGTCAAACAGAACTTCATCGATCCGTTGCAAGGCCTCTGCGACAAAGACCTGCGGGAAATTCAGGTTTTTTCACCACGACATCGTGCGTCTCATATCCCGAGGACATGGATGACGTAACTCTGTCTGTCCGCCCGCAGCACCACCTCAAAAAGCTGGAAGGCCGCCGCCTGGATTAcgactacaaaaaaaagcggCAGGGCAAGATCCCCGAGGAGGACATCCGACAGGCCCTAGAGAAGTTTCACGAGTCGAAGGAGGTTGCCGAGAACAGCATGTACAACTTAATGGAGACTGACGTGAGGACCCCGTTATTAACTTTGGCGTGCCGTGGGGGCGCTCGTTTTGCTTACCCGCTGTGACGCTATGTCGTGCGAGTAGATTGAGCAGGTGAGCCAGCTGTCGTCACTGGTGGAATCCCAGCTGCAGTACCACCGGCAGGCCGTTCAGGTTCTGGAAGAGCTGTCGGATAAGCTCGGAGAAAGGTGCGACGCGATTCaatattgtctttttaaagAGCAAAGATATTTAGCCAAATTGCCGTCACTTTATGCTAACGCTTCAAACGGGGTCGTGATCTTTCCGAACAGGATGAACGAGGCCCAGTCCCGACCGAGACGCGAATACACACCCAAGCCCAAACCGCTGTTTGATTTTGGAGAAGACAACCACTCCAACGGGGGCTACTCCACCTCAATGGCCCTGCCGCCTTCTCGCAACTCAGGTGAGCCACTCGGAAGGAgacgaatgttttttttctgaaatgtttGGCGATTCTGGGAAAACCACAGCATCGATCCGAGGACACGTCTGTTTCGGTGAAAACGAGCGGGTAAACATTCCAGCTATTTCCTACATGATTGCACAAGACCTGCATGAGTCAGTGCAGCGCAGCACAATTATGTctcacaaacatacacacatctGTAGTGTTTACATACGTGTGCGcgcgtgatttttttttggcctgCCATTGTCCGACTGACCTTGTTCCTCTTCCCCCTGACATCACCAGAAGCGTCGATTCTCCGGCCCAGATTGTTTTTCCGGAAGCAAACGTTTTGTGAGTCAGAGTGGGCGGAGCATGAATTTCTCCTGTGgtctgatgttttgttttgtttgttattttggtttgagtttctattttttctttttttaacgtgTGAAAAGTAGGAAGCAGAACACACACTAAATCGTTGGTGAATTTCACCATACGCGCTTCATGTTTTCTTTGCTAACGCTGCACGTGGTGAAACAAGTCCACATCCTGTGGTCTGAGCAAAGTctgcttttttcatttttcgaAAAAAGGAACTCAACTCACCACAATTTGAATAACGCGGTGTCGAAACGCGTCTGTGATTTGCATTGCATCATGTAAATCATCTTTAGGATTTTATACTAAAGTGAAATACCTTTTGAGACGCAAGGCTTTGTTACAGACAACAGGGCTGATTAGCTATTTGCGCTTCTCAAGCTCGACTACCACGTCACACAATGAGTGAATTGTGTGGAGACAATTGCGTAGTTTGTTTGTGCATGGAGCTCCTGTGCGCTCTGCTGCTCTGATcagtgatgtgtgtgtgtgtgtgtgtgtgtgtgtatggatgGGGGGGGAGTACGAGATAACACGAGGCAGAGATGGGGAAAGTACTCACACTAAGTAAGAGTAAAGATACTTGTgtatcttttaaaaaaatatgtaactTTTTCATGTCGATGGCGCCAAAGTAATACTTTTATGTCAGCCGGTGCTTTGCACAGCATTAAAACCACTGACAAGAGGAGATGCCACCACTATTGGTGCCGCAGGATGTTGTGACAGTCTCTTATGTTTTGGTAAAATTCGTGCTTTTTCCCCTCCCACCTTGACCGCAGCCCCGGAGCAGCCCAGCTGCAAGGCGCTCTACGATTTTGAGCCGGAGAACGAGGGCGAACTGGGCTTCCGCGAGGGCGACATCATCACGCTGACCAATCAGATCGACGAGAACTGGTACGAGGGGATGCTCAACAGTC from the Syngnathus acus chromosome 4, fSynAcu1.2, whole genome shotgun sequence genome contains:
- the sh3gl1b gene encoding SH3-domain GRB2-like 1b isoform X1, whose translation is MSVAGLKKQFYKASQMVSEKVGGAEGTKLDDDFRDLERKVDVTSKAVVEVISKTSEYLQPNPASRAKLSMLNTMSKIRGQVKNPGYPQAEGLLGECMTKYGRELGEETNFGGALVEVGEAMKRMAEVKDSLDIDVKQNFIDPLQGLCDKDLREIQHHLKKLEGRRLDYDYKKKRQGKIPEEDIRQALEKFHESKEVAENSMYNLMETDIEQVSQLSSLVESQLQYHRQAVQVLEELSDKLGERMNEAQSRPRREYTPKPKPLFDFGEDNHSNGGYSTSMALPPSRNSEASILRPRLFFRKQTFSPEQPSCKALYDFEPENEGELGFREGDIITLTNQIDENWYEGMLNSQSGFFPLNYVEVLVPLPQ
- the sh3gl1b gene encoding SH3-domain GRB2-like 1b isoform X2, with protein sequence MSVAGLKKQFYKASQMVSEKVGGAEGTKLDDDFRDLERKVDVTSKAVVEVISKTSEYLQPNPASRAKLSMLNTMSKIRGQVKNPGYPQAEGLLGECMTKYGRELGEETNFGGALVEVGEAMKRMAEVKDSLDIDVKQNFIDPLQGLCDKDLREIQHHLKKLEGRRLDYDYKKKRQGKIPEEDIRQALEKFHESKEVAENSMYNLMETDIEQVSQLSSLVESQLQYHRQAVQVLEELSDKLGERMNEAQSRPRREYTPKPKPLFDFGEDNHSNGGYSTSMALPPSRNSAPEQPSCKALYDFEPENEGELGFREGDIITLTNQIDENWYEGMLNSQSGFFPLNYVEVLVPLPQ